One stretch of Micromonospora cremea DNA includes these proteins:
- a CDS encoding extracellular solute-binding protein, translating into MTAGGRATRRTLLCAAAAGAAATATGCAGGTRSVQVAVVWSGSELDRFRRVVAGYPAPVHVVSAGNDIDAFLRARHLAGTSPDVAILPRPGLVTEYALRGWLSPVRPSTEYAVPTGLSDLLMTRGRRYGVWVKAAHKSLIWHLPSVLPNPPRSWDELVTRTRDLGALARRGSGPAPLAIGAADGWVLTDWFENVLADLAPDAYDALAAPDADWQGRPVRDALDQLAELWSIDGAFPGGGRRALLTQYEESVIQVVRSRRAVMVFEADFTDEVVGRFRRGPEEPATFRFPSARPGGGGPLIVGGDAAVAFADARGGVELVEWLTRADSFQPWVDAGGYLSPNTTITLDSYTDPVRHKLAGEMRAPGTLRFDLSDQLPGPFTGSDGVGIWRIMQDFFADVTDGVPAGEAVRRATGHLAAAARRAGGGR; encoded by the coding sequence GTGACGGCCGGAGGCCGGGCGACCCGGCGTACCCTGCTGTGCGCCGCCGCGGCCGGCGCTGCGGCCACCGCGACCGGCTGCGCCGGCGGCACCCGGTCGGTGCAGGTGGCGGTGGTCTGGAGCGGGAGTGAGCTGGACCGGTTCCGGCGGGTCGTCGCCGGCTACCCCGCCCCGGTGCACGTGGTCAGCGCCGGCAACGACATCGACGCGTTCCTGCGCGCCCGGCACCTCGCCGGCACCAGCCCCGACGTGGCGATCCTGCCGCGCCCCGGCCTGGTCACCGAGTACGCGCTGCGGGGCTGGCTGAGCCCGGTGCGCCCGTCGACCGAGTACGCGGTGCCGACCGGGCTGAGCGACCTGCTGATGACCCGCGGGCGGCGCTACGGCGTCTGGGTGAAGGCGGCGCACAAGTCCCTGATCTGGCACCTGCCGTCGGTGCTGCCCAACCCGCCGCGCAGCTGGGACGAGCTGGTCACGCGGACCCGCGATCTCGGCGCGCTCGCCCGGCGCGGGTCCGGCCCGGCGCCGCTGGCGATCGGCGCGGCGGACGGCTGGGTGCTCACCGACTGGTTCGAGAACGTCCTCGCCGACCTGGCGCCCGACGCCTACGACGCGCTCGCCGCGCCGGACGCGGACTGGCAGGGGCGGCCCGTGCGCGACGCCCTGGACCAGCTCGCCGAGCTGTGGAGCATCGACGGCGCGTTCCCCGGCGGCGGCCGCCGTGCCCTGCTCACCCAGTACGAGGAGTCGGTGATCCAGGTGGTGCGCTCCCGCCGGGCGGTGATGGTCTTCGAGGCCGACTTCACCGACGAGGTGGTCGGCAGGTTCCGGCGTGGCCCGGAGGAGCCGGCCACCTTCCGGTTCCCGAGCGCCAGGCCGGGCGGCGGCGGCCCGCTGATCGTCGGCGGTGATGCGGCGGTGGCGTTCGCCGACGCCCGGGGCGGGGTGGAGCTGGTCGAGTGGCTCACCCGGGCCGACTCGTTCCAGCCCTGGGTGGACGCCGGCGGCTACCTGTCGCCGAACACCACGATCACCCTGGACAGCTACACCGACCCGGTCCGCCACAAGCTCGCCGGCGAGATGCGCGCCCCCGGCACCCTGCGCTTCGACCTCTCCGACCAGCTGCCCGGCCCGTTCACCGGCTCCGACGGCGTGGGCATCTGGCGGATCATGCAGGACTTCTTCGCCGACGTCACCGACGGCGTGCCCGCCGGCGAGGCGGTGCGCCGGGCCACCGGGCACCTCGCCGCGGCGGCCCGCAGGGCGGGTGGCGGCCGATGA
- a CDS encoding ATP-binding cassette domain-containing protein, whose protein sequence is MRVTLRLRALVAVPGTGPVTLEVPAGTTAALVAPPRVGTAVARVLAGLAAPVTGRVIVGERDVTALPPPRRQIGYVPAGGALLPQLTVRRNIEYGQRKRERVHEVADDWTATVVDRLELAPTLALLPHLLSDAQRFRVALARAAVCLPEVLVVDLPAEPAGGSRLGDLLPRLSPPDAPGVAVLVCTADPATLVEIPRRHDLVTEPEGTVR, encoded by the coding sequence GTGAGGGTCACGTTACGGCTACGCGCACTGGTCGCCGTCCCCGGCACCGGGCCGGTGACCCTCGAGGTTCCGGCCGGCACGACCGCCGCCCTGGTGGCGCCGCCCCGGGTCGGCACGGCCGTGGCCCGGGTGCTGGCCGGGCTCGCCGCCCCGGTCACCGGGCGGGTCATCGTCGGCGAGCGGGACGTCACCGCCCTGCCGCCGCCGCGCCGGCAGATCGGCTACGTGCCCGCCGGCGGCGCTCTGCTGCCGCAGCTCACCGTGCGTCGCAACATCGAGTACGGCCAGCGCAAACGCGAACGGGTGCACGAGGTGGCCGACGACTGGACGGCCACCGTGGTGGACCGGCTGGAGCTGGCCCCGACGCTGGCCCTGCTGCCGCACCTGCTCTCCGACGCCCAGCGGTTCCGGGTGGCGCTGGCCCGGGCCGCGGTCTGCCTGCCCGAGGTCCTCGTCGTCGACCTGCCCGCCGAGCCGGCCGGCGGCAGCCGCCTCGGCGACCTGCTGCCCCGACTGTCCCCACCGGACGCGCCGGGGGTGGCCGTGCTGGTGTGCACCGCCGACCCGGCCACCCTGGTCGAGATCCCGCGCCGGCACGACCTGGTCACCGAGCCCGAGGGGACGGTCCGGTGA
- a CDS encoding helix-turn-helix transcriptional regulator: MRASRLLSLLLLLQSHGRLTAAQLAERLAVSPRTIYRDVESLHAAGIPLYGEAGHAGGYQLVDGWRTRLTGLTAEEADRLFLAGLPGPAGELGYGDVVAALQLKLHAALPAPLRDRATQLQQRFHLDTPGWYADGDASPELARTAEAVWRQHRIEVRYRSWRGEVTRVLEPYGLVLKGGRWYVVADRPGRGAPATYRVNQILALTPLAQEFDRPADFDLPAWWRAHVAQFRARLHQDEATVRLSPGGRERLREIGSDPVVAAVDATAGPPDAQGWVTAVLPIESLTHAHGDLLRLGADVEVLTPVALRERLSATAAGLAALYAPTDQPAR; the protein is encoded by the coding sequence GTGCGGGCCAGTCGACTTCTCTCCCTCCTGCTGCTGCTCCAGTCGCACGGCCGGCTCACCGCCGCGCAGCTCGCCGAACGGTTGGCCGTCTCGCCACGGACGATCTACCGGGACGTGGAGTCGCTGCACGCCGCCGGGATCCCGCTGTACGGGGAGGCCGGGCACGCCGGCGGCTACCAGCTGGTCGACGGTTGGCGGACCCGGTTGACCGGGCTGACCGCCGAGGAGGCCGACCGGCTCTTCCTGGCCGGGCTGCCCGGGCCGGCCGGCGAGCTGGGCTACGGCGACGTGGTGGCCGCGCTGCAACTCAAGCTGCACGCCGCGCTGCCGGCCCCGCTGCGCGACCGGGCCACCCAGCTCCAGCAACGCTTCCACCTGGACACGCCCGGCTGGTACGCCGACGGCGACGCCTCCCCCGAGCTGGCCCGCACGGCCGAGGCGGTCTGGCGGCAGCACCGCATCGAGGTGCGCTACCGCAGCTGGCGCGGCGAGGTGACCCGGGTGCTGGAGCCGTACGGGCTGGTGCTCAAGGGCGGCCGGTGGTACGTGGTGGCCGACCGGCCCGGCCGCGGCGCCCCGGCGACGTACCGGGTCAACCAGATCCTCGCGCTGACCCCCCTCGCGCAGGAGTTCGACCGGCCGGCCGACTTCGACCTGCCGGCCTGGTGGCGGGCGCACGTGGCGCAGTTCCGGGCCCGGCTGCACCAGGACGAGGCCACCGTGCGGCTCTCCCCGGGCGGCCGGGAGCGGCTGCGGGAGATCGGCAGCGATCCGGTGGTGGCCGCGGTGGACGCCACCGCCGGGCCGCCGGACGCCCAGGGCTGGGTGACCGCGGTGCTGCCGATCGAGTCGCTCACCCACGCGCACGGTGACCTGCTGCGTCTCGGAGCCGACGTGGAGGTGCTGACCCCGGTCGCGCTGCGCGAGCGGCTCTCCGCCACGGCGGCCGGGCTGGCCGCCCTCTACGCCCCCACCGACCAGCCGGCCCGGTAG
- a CDS encoding TetR/AcrR family transcriptional regulator, which produces MTTARTGAGRASPRGRRAARSAGDDRETAILATAERLLEHRAFGDISIDDLARGAGISRPTFYFYFPSKDAVLLTLLDRVTEEADAAAGDVLVRLAEDPRARWRELIQRFHETFGAHRALVLACAQVRGTNAEVRWLWAAVLERWVQAIEAAIEAERRRGAAPDGLPARDLAIALNSMNERVWYATFAGDGPAVAERDVVDVLLDLWLAGIYRDTTPPPST; this is translated from the coding sequence ATGACGACCGCCCGTACCGGTGCTGGGCGAGCGAGCCCGCGCGGTCGCCGCGCCGCCCGTTCCGCTGGCGACGACCGGGAGACGGCGATCCTGGCCACCGCCGAGCGACTGCTGGAGCACCGGGCGTTCGGCGACATCTCGATCGACGACCTGGCCCGGGGGGCGGGGATCTCCCGGCCGACGTTCTACTTCTACTTCCCGTCCAAGGACGCCGTGCTGCTGACCCTGCTGGACCGGGTCACCGAGGAGGCCGACGCGGCCGCCGGAGACGTCCTGGTCCGGCTCGCCGAGGACCCGCGGGCCCGGTGGCGCGAGCTGATCCAGCGGTTCCACGAGACGTTCGGCGCGCACCGCGCGCTGGTGCTCGCCTGCGCGCAGGTCCGCGGCACCAACGCCGAGGTGCGTTGGCTCTGGGCGGCGGTGCTGGAGCGCTGGGTGCAGGCGATCGAGGCGGCCATCGAGGCGGAGCGGCGACGCGGCGCGGCCCCGGACGGTCTGCCCGCCCGGGACCTCGCCATCGCGCTCAACTCGATGAACGAGCGAGTCTGGTACGCCACCTTCGCCGGCGACGGGCCGGCGGTCGCCGAGCGGGACGTGGTGGACGTGCTGCTCGACCTCTGGCTGGCCGGCATCTACCGCGACACCACTCCCCCGCCGTCGACCTGA
- a CDS encoding flavin-containing monooxygenase: MTSDHVDVLIVGAGLSGIGAACHLRRDCPDKTYAVLEARDAIGGTWDLFRYPGVRSDSDMFTLGYSFKPWTDPKAIADGAAIREYVRETAREYDVQRHVRFGHRVVRAEWDSDAARWTVHAQRTDTAETIVLTCSFLFACAGYYRYDEGYTPPLPGVDAYAGRLVHPQHWPDDLDHTGKRVVVIGSGATAVTLVPAMAERAAHVTMLQRSPTYIMALPSRDVLADALRRWLPAKAAYPVVRWKNVLLSTVNFQLSRRAPGLVKRLLRRAARGRLPVGYDIDRHFSPRYDPWDQRLCVVPDGDLFTAVQQGTASVVTDTIDTFTTHGVRLASGDELPADIVVTATGLNLLALGGLTLSVDGAEVDLASTVAYKGMMLSGVPNFALTIGYTNASWTLKADLVAGYVCRLLRHLDRTGQHVVTPLPPPDDERVPLIDLRSGYVQRSLDALPKQGAAAPWRLYQNYARDVLLMRHGRLTDEGVWFSRARARGATAPGEPTVPATPPTGTPVA; this comes from the coding sequence ATGACCTCCGACCACGTCGACGTGCTCATCGTCGGAGCCGGCCTGTCCGGCATCGGCGCCGCCTGCCACCTGCGCCGCGACTGCCCCGACAAGACGTACGCGGTGCTCGAGGCCCGCGACGCCATCGGCGGCACGTGGGACCTGTTCCGCTACCCGGGCGTCCGGTCCGACTCGGACATGTTCACCCTCGGCTACTCGTTCAAGCCGTGGACCGACCCGAAGGCCATCGCCGACGGCGCGGCCATCCGCGAGTACGTCCGGGAAACCGCCCGGGAGTACGACGTGCAGCGGCACGTCCGCTTCGGGCACCGGGTGGTGCGCGCCGAGTGGGACAGTGACGCCGCCCGCTGGACGGTGCACGCACAACGCACCGACACCGCCGAGACCATCGTGCTGACCTGCTCGTTCCTCTTCGCCTGCGCCGGCTACTACCGCTACGACGAGGGATACACCCCGCCGCTGCCCGGCGTCGACGCGTATGCCGGGCGGCTGGTGCACCCGCAGCACTGGCCGGACGACCTCGACCACACCGGCAAGCGGGTGGTGGTGATCGGCAGCGGCGCCACGGCGGTCACCCTGGTGCCGGCCATGGCCGAGCGGGCCGCCCACGTGACCATGCTCCAGCGCTCACCGACGTACATCATGGCGCTGCCCTCGCGCGACGTCCTGGCCGACGCGCTGCGGCGCTGGCTCCCGGCGAAGGCCGCGTATCCCGTGGTGCGCTGGAAGAACGTGCTGCTGTCCACCGTCAACTTCCAGCTCAGCCGGCGCGCGCCCGGGCTGGTGAAGCGGCTGCTGCGCCGGGCCGCGAGGGGCCGGCTGCCGGTCGGCTACGACATCGACCGGCACTTCTCGCCCCGCTACGACCCGTGGGACCAGCGGCTCTGCGTGGTGCCGGACGGCGACCTGTTCACCGCCGTGCAGCAGGGCACGGCGTCGGTGGTCACCGACACCATCGACACCTTCACGACGCACGGCGTCCGGCTGGCCTCCGGCGACGAGTTGCCGGCCGACATCGTGGTCACCGCCACCGGGCTCAACCTGCTCGCACTCGGCGGCCTGACGCTCAGCGTGGACGGCGCCGAGGTCGACCTGGCCAGCACCGTCGCCTACAAGGGCATGATGCTCTCCGGCGTGCCGAACTTCGCACTCACCATCGGCTACACCAACGCGTCGTGGACGCTCAAGGCCGACCTGGTCGCCGGCTACGTCTGCCGGCTGCTGCGCCACCTGGACCGCACCGGCCAGCACGTCGTCACCCCGCTCCCGCCGCCCGACGACGAGCGGGTGCCGCTCATCGACCTGCGCTCCGGGTACGTGCAACGCAGCCTCGACGCGCTGCCCAAGCAGGGCGCGGCCGCGCCGTGGCGGCTGTACCAGAACTACGCCCGCGACGTGCTGCTGATGCGGCACGGCCGGCTCACCGACGAGGGCGTGTGGTTCTCCCGCGCCCGCGCCCGCGGCGCGACCGCGCCGGGCGAGCCCACCGTGCCGGCCACACCACCGACCGGCACCCCGGTCGCCTGA
- a CDS encoding SDR family NAD(P)-dependent oxidoreductase, which yields MQRFDFAGATAVVTGAASGIGAALAHALARRGSDLVLLDRDSGRLDAVAAAIRAEHPDRQVHTHLVDLADAAATARVAAEIGQRHPRIRLLVNNAGVGLGGRFDQVTFDEFSWVIDINFRAVAQLTHALLPTLKAEPGAHLVNVSSLFGLIAPAGQTAYSASKFAVRGFTEALRHELVDDGIGVTSVHPGGIRTRITENARVGSGVSIEEYAAGRAQFEKLLTIAPERAAEVILRGVERRQGRVLIGWSAKLPDLLARVMPASYNRLLVTGLNRGVVRPAPTGAVPAADVGRG from the coding sequence GTGCAGAGGTTCGACTTCGCCGGCGCGACGGCCGTGGTCACCGGCGCGGCCAGCGGCATCGGTGCCGCGCTGGCGCACGCGCTCGCCCGCCGCGGCAGCGACCTGGTCCTGCTGGACCGCGACTCCGGGCGGCTCGACGCGGTCGCCGCCGCCATCCGGGCCGAACACCCGGACCGCCAGGTGCACACCCACCTGGTGGACCTCGCCGACGCGGCGGCCACCGCCCGGGTGGCCGCCGAGATCGGTCAGCGGCACCCGCGGATCCGGCTGCTGGTGAACAACGCCGGTGTCGGCCTCGGTGGCCGGTTCGACCAGGTGACGTTCGACGAGTTCAGCTGGGTCATCGACATCAACTTCCGGGCCGTGGCGCAGCTGACCCACGCGCTGCTGCCCACCCTCAAGGCGGAGCCCGGCGCACACCTGGTCAACGTCTCCAGCCTGTTCGGGCTGATCGCGCCGGCCGGGCAGACCGCCTACTCGGCGAGCAAGTTCGCGGTGCGTGGCTTCACCGAGGCGCTGCGCCACGAGCTGGTCGACGACGGCATCGGAGTGACCTCGGTGCACCCCGGCGGGATCCGCACCCGGATCACCGAGAACGCCCGCGTCGGCAGCGGCGTCTCGATCGAGGAGTACGCGGCCGGCCGGGCGCAGTTCGAGAAGCTGCTCACCATCGCGCCGGAACGGGCCGCCGAGGTGATCCTGCGGGGCGTCGAGCGACGCCAGGGCAGGGTGCTGATCGGCTGGTCGGCGAAGCTGCCCGACCTGCTGGCCCGGGTCATGCCGGCCTCATACAACCGGCTGCTGGTCACCGGTTTGAACCGGGGCGTCGTCCGCCCGGCGCCCACCGGTGCGGTGCCGGCCGCCGACGTCGGCCGCGGCTGA
- a CDS encoding cryptochrome/photolyase family protein: MPRRRWLLADQLGPHFLDDPDQPVLLVEIRELFRRRPPHRQKAHLILSALRHRAAELGDRALLLRTETFREALAQVAEPVEVCHPHSRAALRFARSVPGLTVLPPRGFITSQADFAGWADRTRCGPLRMTDFYRHARRRHDVLTRPAGGTGSTRRPRTEGPATPTAPPPPPPIVEDDIDAEVRRELDRWAADGVRFVGRDGPRRFPATHGEAQARLEHFLTHRLAGYGRYADVMSADDPLFAHSVLSSSFNLGLLDPESAVRAAEQAWRAGTVPRTAVEPFIRGLLGWREFLWQLYWYVEPRFRGADWLAAAEPVPNWFAELDADAVEAHCLADVLATVRDGAWTHHAPRLLVLGNYALQRGWRPTEVVDWFQRCFVDGTDWVMNATVIGMSQYADLARVDTRPYAVDGTDIDEISDYCAGCRYVPERALGDLTCPYTGGFESFLHRNRARLVADPRLAAELARRDEPEHRDAVLAQEEKRGSSPP, from the coding sequence ATGCCTCGCCGCCGATGGTTGCTGGCCGACCAGCTCGGGCCACACTTCCTCGACGACCCCGACCAGCCGGTGCTGCTGGTGGAGATCCGGGAACTGTTCCGCCGCCGGCCGCCGCACCGGCAGAAGGCGCACCTGATCCTCTCCGCGCTGCGGCACCGCGCGGCCGAGCTGGGCGACCGGGCGCTGCTGCTGCGTACCGAGACCTTCCGCGAGGCACTGGCGCAGGTCGCCGAGCCAGTGGAGGTGTGCCATCCGCACTCCCGGGCGGCGTTACGCTTCGCCCGATCGGTGCCGGGGCTGACGGTGCTGCCACCGCGTGGCTTCATCACCAGCCAGGCCGACTTCGCCGGCTGGGCGGACCGCACCCGCTGCGGCCCGTTGCGGATGACCGACTTCTACCGGCACGCCCGCCGCCGGCACGACGTGCTGACCCGCCCAGCCGGCGGTACCGGGTCGACGCGTCGGCCTCGCACCGAAGGCCCCGCCACGCCAACGGCGCCGCCGCCACCGCCGCCGATCGTCGAGGACGACATCGACGCGGAGGTCCGCCGCGAACTGGACCGGTGGGCGGCCGACGGGGTGCGGTTCGTCGGCCGGGACGGCCCCCGGCGATTCCCGGCCACCCACGGCGAGGCGCAGGCCCGGCTGGAGCACTTCCTGACCCACCGGCTGGCCGGGTACGGCCGGTACGCCGACGTGATGAGCGCCGACGACCCGCTGTTCGCGCACTCCGTGCTCTCGTCCTCGTTCAACCTCGGGTTGCTCGACCCGGAGTCGGCAGTCCGCGCCGCCGAGCAGGCGTGGCGGGCTGGCACGGTTCCGCGTACGGCGGTGGAGCCGTTCATCCGGGGGTTGCTCGGCTGGCGGGAGTTCCTCTGGCAGCTGTACTGGTACGTCGAGCCCAGGTTCCGGGGCGCGGACTGGCTGGCCGCGGCCGAGCCGGTGCCGAACTGGTTCGCCGAGCTGGACGCCGACGCGGTGGAGGCCCACTGCCTGGCCGACGTGCTCGCCACCGTCCGGGACGGCGCCTGGACACACCACGCGCCCCGGCTGCTCGTGCTGGGCAACTACGCGTTGCAGCGCGGCTGGCGCCCGACCGAGGTGGTGGACTGGTTCCAGCGCTGCTTCGTCGACGGCACCGACTGGGTGATGAACGCGACGGTGATCGGCATGAGCCAGTACGCCGATCTGGCCCGCGTGGACACCCGCCCGTACGCGGTGGACGGCACCGACATCGACGAGATCAGCGACTACTGCGCGGGCTGCCGCTACGTACCCGAGCGGGCGCTCGGCGACCTGACCTGCCCGTACACCGGGGGTTTCGAGAGCTTCCTGCACCGCAACCGGGCGCGGCTGGTGGCCGACCCGCGGCTCGCCGCCGAGCTGGCCCGCCGTGACGAGCCGGAGCACCGCGACGCGGTGCTGGCCCAGGAGGAGAAGCGGGGCAGCAGCCCGCCCTGA
- a CDS encoding low temperature requirement protein A, whose translation MTRSPSVRPFYRPMRPRSRSEPHRSATPLELFFDLCFVVAVAQAAGSLHHDVSAGHLAHAVTSYVMVFFAIWWSWMNFTWFASAYDTDDDVYRITTLVQISGALILAAGVPRAFTDGDFSVITYGYVVMRLAAVVQWSRAAVGDPAHRAAARRYAIGVTVVQVGWLLRLALPAEWGIASFVLLALADLLVPAVAERPGMTPWHPRHITERYGLFTLIVLGEVVLSVSVAIQTELDAGDQNLWTLTAAGLIIVFALWWLYFDRPIEAPDRLPYSLIWGYGHYLIFAAVAAVGAGLVVAVDHERHIGHVSGVTAGYAVAVPIAVYLLTVWVLHVRRQQHGAVVVAFPIVALLALLAPLGPVPVHVLALLLFALVALTVVTRRRDVRLTSAPADADAA comes from the coding sequence TTGACCCGTTCCCCATCCGTGCGGCCGTTCTACCGGCCGATGAGGCCCCGATCCCGGAGTGAGCCGCACCGCTCGGCCACCCCGCTGGAGCTCTTCTTCGACCTCTGCTTCGTGGTGGCCGTGGCACAGGCCGCCGGCAGCCTGCACCACGACGTCTCCGCGGGTCACCTCGCGCACGCCGTGACCAGTTACGTGATGGTGTTCTTCGCGATCTGGTGGTCGTGGATGAACTTCACCTGGTTCGCCTCGGCGTACGACACCGACGACGACGTCTACCGGATCACCACGCTGGTCCAGATCAGCGGGGCATTGATCCTGGCGGCCGGAGTGCCCCGCGCCTTCACCGACGGCGACTTCAGCGTCATCACCTACGGGTACGTGGTGATGCGGCTGGCCGCCGTCGTGCAGTGGAGCCGAGCGGCCGTCGGCGACCCTGCGCACCGCGCGGCGGCACGCCGCTACGCCATCGGCGTGACCGTGGTGCAGGTCGGCTGGTTGCTCCGGCTGGCCCTGCCCGCCGAGTGGGGCATCGCGTCGTTCGTGCTGCTGGCGCTGGCCGACCTGCTCGTGCCGGCGGTGGCCGAGCGGCCCGGAATGACCCCGTGGCACCCCCGGCACATCACCGAGCGGTACGGACTGTTCACCCTCATCGTGCTCGGTGAGGTGGTGCTGTCCGTCTCGGTGGCGATCCAGACCGAACTGGACGCCGGCGACCAGAACCTCTGGACGCTCACCGCGGCGGGCTTGATCATCGTGTTCGCGCTCTGGTGGCTCTACTTCGACCGGCCGATCGAGGCGCCCGACCGGCTGCCCTATTCGCTGATCTGGGGCTACGGCCACTATCTGATCTTCGCCGCGGTCGCCGCGGTCGGCGCGGGCCTGGTCGTGGCGGTCGACCACGAGCGGCACATCGGGCACGTCTCCGGAGTCACCGCCGGGTACGCGGTCGCCGTCCCGATCGCCGTCTACCTACTCACCGTCTGGGTGCTGCACGTCCGCCGGCAGCAGCACGGCGCGGTGGTCGTCGCCTTTCCGATCGTCGCGCTGCTGGCGCTGCTCGCGCCGCTGGGCCCGGTCCCGGTCCACGTGCTCGCGTTGCTGCTCTTCGCCCTGGTGGCGCTGACGGTGGTGACGCGCCGGCGCGACGTCCGGCTGACCTCGGCGCCGGCCGACGCCGACGCGGCCTGA
- a CDS encoding S-(hydroxymethyl)mycothiol dehydrogenase, giving the protein MSQEVRGVISRSKGAPVEVTTIVVPDPGPGEAIVRIQSCGVCHTDLHYREGGINDDYPFLLGHEAAGIVEQVGEGVTDVAPGDFVVLNWRAVCGVCRACRRGRPWYCFNTHNASQRMTLTDGTELAPALGIGAFAEKTLVHAGQCTKVDPAARPAAVGLLGCGVMAGLGAAMNTGNVTRGDSVAVIGCGGVGDAAVAGAALAGATTIVAVDTDSRKLDWARRFGATHTVNASETDPVEAIRAATGGFGADVVIDAVGRPETWKQAFYARDLAGTVVLVGVPTPQMKIELPLLDVFGRGGALKSSWYGDCLPSRDFPMLTELYLQGRLDLDAFVTEEIALDQVENAFDRMHNGDVLRSVVVFP; this is encoded by the coding sequence GTGAGCCAGGAAGTCCGGGGAGTCATCTCCCGCAGTAAGGGCGCGCCGGTCGAGGTCACCACCATCGTGGTGCCCGATCCCGGTCCGGGTGAGGCGATCGTCCGGATTCAGTCCTGCGGGGTCTGCCACACCGACCTGCACTACCGCGAGGGTGGCATCAACGACGACTACCCGTTCCTGCTCGGCCACGAGGCGGCGGGCATCGTCGAGCAGGTGGGGGAGGGCGTCACCGACGTCGCGCCGGGCGACTTCGTGGTGCTCAACTGGCGGGCGGTCTGCGGGGTCTGTCGGGCCTGCCGCCGTGGCCGGCCCTGGTACTGCTTCAACACCCACAACGCCAGCCAGCGGATGACCCTCACCGACGGCACCGAGCTCGCACCGGCCCTGGGCATCGGCGCGTTCGCCGAGAAGACCCTGGTGCACGCCGGACAGTGCACCAAGGTGGACCCGGCCGCCCGACCGGCCGCGGTGGGGCTGCTGGGCTGCGGGGTGATGGCCGGGCTGGGTGCGGCGATGAACACCGGCAACGTCACCCGCGGCGACTCGGTCGCGGTGATCGGCTGCGGTGGCGTCGGCGACGCGGCGGTCGCCGGAGCGGCCCTCGCCGGCGCCACGACGATCGTCGCCGTGGACACCGACTCCCGCAAGCTGGACTGGGCTCGCCGGTTCGGCGCCACGCACACCGTGAACGCCTCCGAGACCGACCCGGTCGAGGCGATCCGCGCCGCCACCGGCGGCTTCGGCGCCGACGTGGTGATCGACGCGGTGGGTCGACCGGAGACGTGGAAGCAGGCGTTCTACGCCCGGGACCTGGCCGGCACCGTGGTGCTGGTGGGTGTGCCGACCCCGCAGATGAAGATCGAGCTGCCGCTGCTGGACGTCTTCGGTCGCGGCGGCGCCCTCAAGTCCAGCTGGTACGGCGACTGCCTGCCCAGCCGGGACTTCCCGATGCTCACGGAGCTGTACCTCCAGGGCCGGCTCGACCTGGACGCGTTCGTCACCGAGGAGATCGCGCTGGACCAGGTCGAGAACGCGTTCGACCGGATGCACAACGGCGACGTGCTCCGTTCGGTGGTGGTGTTCCCGTGA
- a CDS encoding MBL fold metallo-hydrolase: MSARVEHTVTAGTFSLDGQTFDVDNNVWVLGDDSECVVFDAPHDVAAILAVVGDRRVRAILATHAHDDHVRVAPELAQATGAPVLLHTADRVLWDMVHPQLPPNGELHDGQSIDVAGTTLRVLHTPGHSPGACSFHAPELGVVFTGDTLFAGGPGATGRSYSDFDTIVRSIRTRLLTLPSETVVHTGHGDDTTIGAEAPHLQEWLARGH; encoded by the coding sequence GTGAGCGCCCGGGTCGAGCACACGGTCACCGCCGGCACGTTCTCCCTGGACGGGCAGACGTTCGACGTCGACAACAACGTCTGGGTGCTGGGCGACGACAGCGAGTGCGTCGTCTTCGACGCGCCGCACGACGTGGCCGCGATCCTCGCCGTGGTGGGTGACCGGCGGGTGCGGGCGATCCTGGCCACCCACGCGCACGACGACCACGTCCGCGTGGCGCCCGAGCTGGCCCAGGCCACCGGCGCGCCGGTGCTGTTGCACACCGCCGACCGGGTGCTCTGGGACATGGTCCACCCCCAGCTGCCGCCGAATGGCGAGCTGCACGACGGGCAGAGCATCGACGTGGCCGGCACCACGCTGCGGGTGCTGCACACCCCCGGGCACAGCCCCGGCGCGTGCAGCTTCCACGCGCCGGAGCTGGGCGTGGTGTTCACCGGCGACACGCTCTTCGCCGGGGGCCCAGGTGCCACCGGCCGCTCGTACAGCGACTTCGACACCATCGTCCGGTCGATCCGCACCCGGCTGCTCACCCTGCCGTCGGAGACGGTCGTGCACACCGGGCACGGCGACGACACCACGATCGGCGCGGAGGCGCCGCACCTTCAGGAGTGGCTGGCCCGAGGCCACTGA